The following coding sequences lie in one beta proteobacterium CB genomic window:
- a CDS encoding Adenylosuccinate lyase, with protein MSQPISTLNALSPLDGRYAGKLDALRPWLSEAAFMRQRVFVEIHWLLALASAGLPDVPKINAADEAFLLSLPENFSDADAQRIKDIEAVTNHDVKAVEYFLKEKVADRPDLLKASEFIHFACTSEDINNTSHGLMLRGARDEVLLPQLRKVLSVLTDLAIENAKVPLLSRTHGQPASPSTLGKELANIAKRLERAIATIAAVPLLGKMNGAVGNYNAHLSAYPNFDWENFSKNVVEKRLGLTFNPYTIQIEPHDGMAELFDAIARANTILLDMDRDFWAYISIGYFKQRTKAGEIGSSTMPHKVNPIDFENSEGNLGVANALLRHLAEKLPISRWQRDLTDSTVLRNLGPAFGHSVLAYDSALRGLGKLEVNHAAIAADLDECWEVLAEPVQTVMRRYGIENPYEQLKELTRGKGINQADLQTFIRGLQIPDDAKALLLEMTPSSYLGKAVELTERLKK; from the coding sequence GTGAGTCAGCCTATTTCTACCCTTAATGCACTTTCCCCTTTAGATGGCCGTTATGCCGGAAAACTAGATGCCTTGCGCCCCTGGTTATCGGAAGCCGCATTTATGCGCCAGCGGGTGTTTGTAGAGATTCATTGGTTATTGGCTTTGGCCTCCGCAGGTCTGCCAGATGTACCAAAAATCAATGCAGCAGATGAAGCCTTTTTACTGTCTTTGCCAGAAAACTTCTCTGATGCCGATGCGCAACGCATTAAGGATATCGAGGCAGTTACAAACCATGATGTGAAGGCGGTTGAATACTTCCTGAAAGAAAAAGTAGCTGATCGCCCAGATCTACTAAAGGCCAGTGAATTTATTCACTTCGCTTGTACGTCGGAAGACATCAACAACACCTCACATGGTTTGATGCTGCGTGGGGCGCGAGACGAAGTATTGTTGCCGCAACTCAGAAAAGTCCTTTCTGTATTAACTGATTTAGCAATTGAAAATGCCAAGGTTCCCTTGTTGTCACGTACGCATGGTCAGCCAGCCTCTCCAAGCACATTAGGTAAAGAGCTGGCTAATATCGCTAAACGTTTAGAGCGTGCGATTGCAACGATTGCAGCAGTTCCCCTGTTAGGAAAGATGAATGGTGCTGTTGGTAATTACAACGCGCATTTATCTGCCTACCCTAATTTTGATTGGGAAAATTTTTCTAAGAATGTGGTTGAGAAGCGTTTGGGTCTTACATTTAATCCGTACACAATTCAGATTGAGCCTCACGATGGTATGGCCGAACTGTTTGATGCGATTGCTCGCGCCAACACAATCTTGTTAGATATGGATCGTGATTTCTGGGCTTATATTTCGATTGGTTACTTTAAGCAGCGCACTAAAGCTGGTGAGATTGGTTCATCAACCATGCCGCACAAGGTGAACCCAATTGACTTTGAAAACTCTGAAGGTAATTTGGGCGTAGCAAATGCCTTATTGCGTCACCTGGCTGAGAAGTTACCAATTTCTCGCTGGCAGCGTGACCTCACTGATTCAACTGTATTGCGTAACCTCGGCCCAGCTTTTGGCCACAGCGTTTTAGCTTATGACAGCGCCTTGCGTGGTTTGGGTAAGTTGGAAGTGAACCATGCGGCTATTGCTGCGGACTTAGATGAGTGCTGGGAAGTGTTAGCAGAGCCAGTGCAGACCGTAATGCGTCGTTATGGCATTGAGAACCCGTATGAGCAACTTAAAGAGCTCACTCGTGGCAAAGGAATTAATCAAGCTGATTTACAAACTTTCATTCGCGGCTTGCAAATTCCTGATGATGCAAAAGCGCTTTTACTCGAGATGACCCCATCTTCTTATTTAGGCAAGGCGGTCGAGTTGACCGAACGTCTGAAAAAGTGA
- a CDS encoding glutathione S-transferase domain-containing protein, whose amino-acid sequence MKLIGSLTSPYVRKVRIVFSEKKVDVDLELENVWAADTKIAHNNPLGKIPCLILDDGEAIYDSRVIAEYADTLSPVSKLIPSGSRERAAVKTWEVLADGVEDAGILARLEVTLRPPEQQSPVWLERQMGKINSALAQMSRELGENAWCHGNQMTLADIAVGCALGYLLFRFPNINWQAQYPNLDALYQKLMQRPSFAETAPPAA is encoded by the coding sequence ATGAAACTCATCGGATCCCTCACAAGCCCCTACGTACGCAAGGTACGCATTGTTTTCTCGGAAAAAAAGGTTGATGTAGACCTCGAACTCGAGAATGTCTGGGCTGCAGACACCAAAATTGCCCATAACAACCCTTTGGGCAAGATTCCTTGCCTAATTTTGGATGATGGTGAAGCGATTTATGACTCCCGCGTGATCGCGGAGTATGCCGACACCCTGAGCCCTGTAAGCAAGCTCATACCATCCGGTAGCCGGGAGCGGGCTGCAGTCAAAACCTGGGAAGTCCTGGCTGATGGAGTTGAAGACGCTGGTATTTTGGCTCGCCTAGAGGTGACTTTGCGACCACCAGAACAACAAAGTCCCGTCTGGCTTGAGCGTCAAATGGGGAAAATTAACTCCGCATTAGCCCAAATGTCCCGTGAATTAGGCGAAAACGCCTGGTGTCATGGCAACCAGATGACCCTGGCGGATATTGCAGTGGGATGTGCACTAGGTTACCTGTTGTTCCGCTTTCCTAATATCAACTGGCAAGCGCAATACCCCAACCTGGATGCCCTTTATCAAAAGTTAATGCAAAGGCCTTCCTTTGCCGAAACAGCACCTCCGGCAGCCTAA